The nucleotide window AATCCCTTTTTATAACTTTCTACTagatttattcttttaaatgctTATCTACCTCCCATTTGttaatcttattttcattttatcataattattctttaaatcctatctaaactttattttcattctatctttattgttttttaaactctaattttaaagataatcttCACctcatatttattatataatacatttcttgaatatatatatatatatatatatatatatatatatatatatatatatattatttcagaAAGAGAAAACAGAGGTTTCCAGGGATGTAACCCTTTAAGGATATAAtggataattaaaatataaaggggGAATGTgatgtacttagtaaaaattgGGGGTTTAAATAGCAAGtacttttttttgtcatgaaTGCTATTGGGCTTTCTCTCGTGAATACCATTGAAAAAAACCActctttataaaattaattattaaatttaaaatactaatgCTGTCAACAAAAATTGAccgaaaaaaatcattttaaatctaTTCACAAACataaatgatcaaataaaaataaataaaaacataataaatcaaattaatattttagcttAAAATGTTTCACCCACCTATGACATATCCATGTATCAATTGGCAAGGAGCACCGTACTGAGATCTTCAGTAGGAATTGTACCTTAACTTGAGCTTACAATCTTCCGGGAATCATTTGAGAAAAATGAATTGGGTAAACTTTAAGTCCCTTAAGAAAATAGTAGAATATATAAGTTGTTATTAACTATTTTGAGACAATTTATGAAAATcctgtaaaaaaattgtatcaatAATAATTctcttctttatatatatatatataaactcttcTAGATGATTTGAAGTAAGCTACTAATAATATCCCGATGGTTGGGCAAACATCAATCTGTTAACTCTAGTATTCGCCGCTGATGTCTGCATCATTTCTAAGCAAGAAATGATACACTAAAGTTTGTTGTCTTTCACATCTTTTTGTTGTCACCACACATTCTAATGAGAGAATATTCTTTTTCCCAGTAAAGTGAACAGAATTAGGATTGGGAATTATTATGTTGATGACTGAGGAGCTTTTAGTGGTCATTgtattcagattttttttttttttgtaataaaagaCATTTTGATTAAAAACTAATGATTGTGGTACAAGTTTTACTTTGAAACATGCAATGAATTGGCCGCTTTGTTTCCTCATTGTATCATGACAGGCAAAtgtcaaaaattttaaaatacatttacgATTAatgtatctaaaaaaaaaattaaatatatgtgcTCCCTCCCCAATGTTAAGCCGAACATGTCAAATGCATTTTGTTTTCAgtcttttaatctttatttgttattttgagTTGTGAATGAAAGATTGTGTATATTCTCAATTTCAGTCTAACTATAAGCTTCCTAAATTTGAAGCTTCAACCTGTCATGCCTATTTTCTAAATTCTATTGGGATCTTGGCCATGAATGAATATACCAATtaagttattatttaaaactttgATAATTAAGAAGATAAGATAAACGATAACAAAAAATCTATTGTcactcaaattaaataatacttaTTATAATATTAGAATATAAGTGTGAAGTAAAATcgtatattaaataataataaaaatattgaatatcaTATGATAAGACTTAAATGATGAACATTAAGATTTTtgagttaaaatatatattacttttatctaatttttttatattattaaacgTCTGAAACACTGTGTAACTGTAAATtagattttacattttaaataattttaataaaagaatacaaatgttaatttaatttaataaagaaaattaaaagtagTATATGCagcaaaatgagaaaaataggactcaaatatattataaaaaattcatgaCAACCCACCGAAAGTGACCTACAACTAAGCAAACATGAAGTTTTAATTCTAAGATCGATCGTTGATGTctacatcaatattttttagctGGACAAGTTACCCAAAGACTTGTCGTCTTTTATTTCTGCCTTTGTTTTGTCACCACTCGTTCAATCATGTGAGAATTTTTTGTTCTGGTGGGGAGAATTAAGATAAGGGACCAAGATAAGGACCGGGGAACTTGCCATTAATCATTGAATCATATTTGTTTGTTACACGTGGAGAGGTTATATCTGAAAGATATTTTGTCCCAAGGCTAATGGTTATTTATGAGGAGTAAGTTTTACTATTTTAATAAGcaacaaaatgaaacttttagtTATACATGCAGAGGTGATAGTCTGAAATATGTAGAGTGAGTTTAAAAACAAGTAAATCAAATTTCCGAATTTTGTGAACGTCTGCACATAAGTTTCACATATTAAAACAAATTGATTTGcttaatttagaaaaagaatTGTGATTGGATTAGACTGATATTAGcgcaacttaaaaaaatatttacaagtcACACTACAACacaagaatatataaaaatgatactAATTCATAAGCCgataattttacatataaaaaaatgaaaagttttacatataaaatataaaaaatgataagttaagaaaattGAAAGACACAATAATTTATTGCATCTATAAGACACGTAGCTTCGTCTCTAATTACAAGTGAAGTATGATACGTAAGACACAATAATTTATTGCATCTATAAGGCACGAATCAAGGGTGTGAAATGCAATAATTGTATGAAATGCACACACATCACATTCATTAAAAGCATGCAATTATTCGTTCCTTAAACTTCTACTTTTTCATACGATGGTGCATTTCTTGCATTTCATAATTGTATGTAATGACAgtcaaaaaaacaaattgtatGTAATGCACACATCACATTCATTAAATTCCATCACCTAGAGTTCTCTTTGTGATACATTTGGCGTTTGGACAaccttgtattttttattttttttagatccgACACAGATCAAGGGTATCTTTTATAATTAGTAGTTATAGTTATGAGCCTacctcttctttctctttgcGCCGCAATCCCAGCCTTTCTACCTCAACCACCGCTCCACCAAACACCAGCGATGTCACCCTGaaccgccgccgccgccgccgcgcCACCCAATCGGCGTCGCCTACCGCTCAACCTCATCAGTGACCAATCAAATTTCTCTACATTGCACATATAATATTCCACTATCCTGCATTTAATAAATACATTTGATTCCTCCATGCAAAATGTAAGCAAAACCACGAGCATGTAGTCTTCTCCCTTCGCGAACCCGATCCAGAGGCACATAAAAGTAATATTCATCCCTTTATACAAGCCCCAGGATTCACAGACCATTGAGCAAAAGAGTAATCAAAATTGCTATCATAACTCTTGATCCATGaacatgaattaattaaaatgtcttGCATAGTACCTGTTTGTGAAAAGTTTTACCTATGAAGATGATATTGTTGTAGTCCATAATACCCAAGAAATGCAATCCCACACACTCCTCCATCTATCATTGGTTCTCTTGTTCTCAAAAAGAATCAAGTATTGCCAAAAATGCATCCCAGCTGAAGCTGGAAAAATCGTCTTTACCTTAAACCACCATTTCCAAATATCCATTACTAGTGGACAAGTGAAAATAACATGTTCCATTGTCTCACTCTTCTCCTTAACAAATTATCTGGCGCCGTCAATTTGTTCCTAAGTACCCTCCATAAAAAGAAATGTATCTTTGGGGGGACTTTCATTGACCACAAATTTTCAACTGTGTCGTCCTCCACTGTCAAGCCTTCTATATTGCATATAGTTAAGTAGGGCGATTGCACCAAATACACCCCAACACATCCTGAACCCACCTCCATGAATCCGAAACTTCTTTTACTATTCTCACCCCCTCTAACCCCCTAAATAACTCTTCCACCACAACTATATTCCCACTGCTTATTATCTCCTTTATGAATATCCTGAAACAACTTTAAGTAGATACACATAATTCCCTTAAAAATATCGTTTTGAGTTCTATTTGAGCTTTAGAGCTACAAGTACACCCCAACTTCAATATATGAAGACGACATCATATACACAACTCAAAGGTATTCGCTCAAAACCAATTGCATTCTAACTTCCATCATCTGATCTATTTGATATCATCGAAAGAGGTGAAATTtagataacaatttttttaaaaataaaaataaatttaatttgtaaagtttatttttcttttcttttcatttataaCGATTTTTTTTCCACTTCTTTTCATAACTAAAATAATGGGGCCATATAGTTGCCAGTGTTACCTTGTTGGATGATGGgagcttttttctttcttttatttttttttcggtGCTTCAATATATATAGGAAATGTTATTTATATGATTGAATTGTACGGAGGAATGGCCACGGATACTAGTGTCTGGTTTTAGTTGCATATAGTATATAGTATATAAACTGTAGCTGTCAGCTTTATGAGTTGTAAAATGAAATTGTGGAAGAGGCCGGTGGCGCGATATAGATTAGGTAGAGGATAATAATTTAAGAAGGACAAAAGTGGTGGTGGAATGGGGAATTAAAATACCATATAAATGGAATGAGAACCAGATTTAGTATTACCTACCAAGAATACACatcattatataaaaattatttcttgcTTAGCCCGTTTGCCGAAAgaaaaatgtgtttgttttcgcttttatttaattgataaaatcatgtattttaaaatgtttaaaagcgagttttttttttaatagatgatGACTCGTCATTGAGTCAAATTATAGAAGGTTCACACCAGGAGTTCTacggaatatatatatatatatatatatatatatatatatataaacgagATGAAGGGTGTGTCTAGTACGAAAGATAAAGATTGGTGAGAAATATGgtagataaaaatagaaaatagaaaagaagtgAGAAAAAGATAAAcggtacaaaataaaaaaaaaatacaagataataaattattttttgacaatcaattgttcaaCTTCGGTAATCGACTATGTTATaggaaaattagttatttttgtttttttaacaatgAGACAATGAATTATCAACGAAAATACTTTCtcaaatcctttttaattgtcatattttttttaagtattcctgtttttatttttctatcgtCTTCAAAGCTcaagatattattaattatttttttatcaattatatccTTACTTTTTCCctaatctttaattaatgtaaaatatacacttattgtaaaataaaaataaaaaggataaataataactattttataagaataaaaaaatatttcttaatttctacgtaaaaatgttaatttatgtatatacaCAATAACATAATTCATGATTTCTATTTGATTacttataactttttaattgaatttacatatattaaaaatattattaaataaaaaatatagttatatcaaaattttaatgctATTCATATATACATTATTTCATAATTTCTATAAGAccggattaaaaaaaattgggtacCAGACTGaatcaaattttgtttaaaattacaatttctatatttttattgtgaaaaaattaagacatagaattataattataagttaaattctaattttactGAAAGTGATGATAACCCACGTATTAAGGTagtgtttaattaaattttaccaaCATAATACTTTTATCgtattagttattatattagtaaaggctaaaatatgtttggttactcttaaattttaaaaaatattaatttgatttttataaaaaattatattaatttgactcctgtcaaaataaaatatatattttgttggtCCATGGTTATAAGTCTGTTATACAATAATTTGACATGACAAATAAACTTATAtgtgtaatttaattataaatgaattaaataatttatgacgattataagttaaaatttcctaaaaataaattaaacaatttcttATGGTTAAATTCTCTCAAAACTTGTAATTTTTCATCACATACATGATTTTCTAATACTTTAATGAgattagaaaaaaagatgaaataataGTGAGGTCTACTATTTTCTAAGTGTgtttaaaaaggtaaaaaaaaattaattaagtcatTTAATCATGTCAAATAACCATTTAAGAAAATTACCATCaaagatcaataaaaatatttttatttttataggaactaaattaatataatttttttataaaaattaaaattaatattttttaaactttacaggaactagtaatatatttttagtagaaaatatatatttatttgagtCAACAGAGACTCTTAAGTGTaatcataatataatttaaattaatttataaatatgttgATATTTTTCTATATCGTActattagttattatattagtaaatgtaatatattttgagtagaaaatatatatttatttgagtCAACAGAGTCTCTTAAATCcaatcataataaaattaaatgacatcATGGGTGTATTTGTTAAATATctgttataataaaattatttaatgtcattgcttaaatttgtaaaattaaagtATGGTACTTTTTAAAGTTTTGTTTGGTCTTATGAGAttgtattattttagtttattagttttttttttaatttgtgagatCGAAGCACTTTAAATTTAcatttagtttctaaatttaATAATCTCGATTcatataattgtgtgaaatatttgaataattttaattttgacctttaaattatatctttgaagaaattattaaaaataaataaaaattataatcaactatggtttaatttttttacttatatccaTGTATATTCACAAGTATCCACTTAACAATTACTTGTACGCACACAGGATGAGCAAAGAATGGATATTTATCCATGTGGTAGTCATtcttaaacttaaaattatgtttaaggGATCCAAGTAAATTTCATTCAATCTagtataatttactttttttttatactgttaTCATTAATTCTTAATATCTTTAAATGCAAGTTTGACTTGGAAAAAATAACTACTAGTTtccaatattatattttatgctaACCCCTTTAACGAAAAAACAACAACCATTATCCCGATTGTGACCTGTATTTGTTGAATTACAGTAATTATCAATAATGAGGCatgcttttaatatttattagttttatttttttaatccttcttatcaataatattaaatattaatattttttaaccattATAGTTAaagtctttgatttttttttgggacTTTGAGATATCTCACGGCTTAAGAGACTAACATTCAATATAAGATTTAgtcacatttgaatttatcatttatttccaaaaatatattatgtggGGTCAAAGTTGAAGTTTTCTCTTATTAATTCACTTGTGTTACCAATTGAACTGCATTTattagattaattattaatatatttaactacaagtttaattgaaaagaaaaacgacaagtttttaatatttttttaacctctTTAGGAAAATTGGCttaaaaaataaggataaatgataattttcaTTCTTGAACATGCAAATAGTtgaaaaatttatctttaaaagattaaaattcaaaatttaacccccaaaaatataaaaagtgtgaAACTTATCCGATTCTTAACTTTCATCAGTTATCGCTAATAAAATAGCTTAAGTGACAACAAAATTGATTGTCAATGTGACCATGTTGGATAGATTATACAAAAATGtcagtatttatttttttttttaaaaatattagtaactttttttactaaaatatcaatAAGTTTTCATCGGacaaaaatgtcaataagttattattattgaacCAAAATGTCactaattttatattgtatcaaaatgttaataatttctTGTTAGATTTAAATATGAGTATGTTTCTATTAGACTAATTTGTTAGACcctaaatttcatttcatttaagtgtaaaatataattttaggctaaatttctctcaaattttgaattttaatatttcggGATGAATTTATCATCGATTTACACATTCAGGaatgaaaatgactatttattcttttttattggcAACTCAAAATGTGTGACTCATTTGACTTGAATTTGTAGAATTGATATGATACACTAAATAAATttggaaaagaataaaaaaccttaattacaattatattttaatcaagattgtaaggttattttttaaagaagaagatatatgtgcataaaaaaattgcctaaaaaaacaaatagttttaaaaaatttactttattattatttagaatgTAAATGTATTCATTCATTTTaggtaaattaaaatgatagtttaaaaattatgaaatttatagatcaatttaatatataattactttatgaatttatttcattttaagtctgttatactttcatttgaaatataatatatatatatatattgtttattaaaaaaatagtgactttttgatatttagttttaatatttaagtatatgttatttaatttgtttcaaaatttacaataatataaaacacCTAAAGAAAAGTGCTTGATTACgttaattagatttttattggaaaaaatttgttatttaatgtttaatattatatcatatttcagtcttgtattaatttttaaaccgTTTTATATAATCATATTAGTATATTTGTTTTACTAATAAACATTTGGAGtctaataaattaatgtaataGAAATATGTTGATATTtaggtttaataaaaaattactaatatttaatGGAAAGGTATTGACATTTtagtctaaaaaaaattattaatattttcattcaataaaaaatactaatatttaaGTTCAATAATGATTACTTCGTGACATTTTTGTCCAATTTACTTAATATGATCacattaataatcaattttgtaataaattcGTTCTTTTGtatcttataaaatattttattaatggtaaCGGACGAAAATTAACTCTGAAATAAATTTGTCACATCTTTTacgtttttgtaaattaaattttaaattttaatcttttaagaacgaatttatcaataatttacaaattcatgaataaaattgacttttttaaaaaaataagttttaaatattttgatttaaacCTCTTTAACGGAAAGAGAACAAACAATGATTATCGGGTTAGTATTGGTACTAGTTACGGTTGAATTACGGCAATTATTACAAGATTACAGTGATGGTATATAATTGAGATGCGCGTGCATTCCGTCAAGTCCAAGTCAGATACCGCTGTCTGGCGGAAACAGAGAAAGGCACAAAACCAAGTCCCTCTTCTTACCTACAAACTCACAACCTTTTCCTTCCGCCATATAAAATCTACTAttatttctcattttcatttcaacGTAACGTTGATGGGTCTTCGCTTTTCGTCTTCCGAGGCGGCGGCGTCGGAATCGGCATCGCCATCGTCCAGTTTGGGCGAATTGCCCGAGAGCTGCGTCGCCCAGATCATGACCTACATGGATCCGCCCCAGATTTGCAAGCTCGCAACCCTCAATCGCGCTTTTCGCGGCGCTTCCTCCGCCGATTTCGTCTGGGAGTCGAAGCTGCCGCCCAATTACGACATCCTTCTCCGCCGCATCTTCGCCGATTTCCCCTCCCATTTGGGAAAGAGGGGGATTTACGCCAGGCTTTGCAGGCTCAATTCTCTCGATGACGGCACCAaggtaataataatattaataataacattGTTTTGGTTTTTTGATGTGATGAGAGGAAGTGGAgttgaagagagagttttgtGTGTTGTGCAGAAAGTTTGGCTGGATCGTGGCATGGGTAAACTGTGTTTGTGCGTTTCGGCCAAGGGACTCTCCATAACCGGGATTGATGATAGAAGATACTGGAACCATATCCCCACTGACGAATCTAGGTAACATTttcattccttttcttttattattgatttatattaattaactaattagtACTGTGTTATGCTGTTTGAGGGAGGGGTTGGGAAAAACTAATGATGACAAAATAGACAACAAAAGGAGAGGGACAAATAGAATTTGGTTAAGGGTCTGTTTGTGCTACAAGATCATGAGAAGGGGGGGAAATTAAATGTTAACTCATTTTCACCCTTGGTTGCAACTTTGCTTCAAAATCATTACCACTCCGTCCTGAATTTTCTTCCCCCTTCCAATGTTTCAACTGCTTAATCAAGCCAACCCTGGGGCCTCAGTACTCGTCACATAGCAATCCTTAAGGAACCCCATCTTGGTTATCTACCAACGTTAAATTACTCAAACATAAAACTCCTAATAATCGAAAGTGTTAAGTTAAAAAAACCCTACCTTGTAACCGTGAAGTACTAAAGAGGTTCCAAAATTACAATCAATTGAATCCCAAGTGTATTATACCATATACCTAATGCTGTTATTCATATTCCATTCCGCATCCTTTATGATGATCCATTTATCTGCTAAccttttagtttataattttatccCTTGTTTGAAGACGTTAAAGATGCTATATATGTTATTCAAAGAGTGTGACTATTTTTGCTACAatcttttgttaaaatttatttcctaCTGTGTCACTCTCTGCCACTGGATTCTTTTGTATTCATTGCAATAATGAAATCATTTCAACCATAGGATGAGTTCAATAAACTGATTAaagattttaatctttttttaatgcGTGAACTATGAAGTTAAAAGAGGCTAACTGGGATTGTAAAAGGCTTTAAATTATGATTGCGACTATGTTGTGAAAAATTGCAGACGTATGTGGATGATGTCACTGTAAATTGTAATTGCAGTTGTGGAGGCCTAAAAGACTTTGTTATTGTGGTTGtgaccacaatttaaaaccatgactATTGCAACAAATATGTATTCATGTTTTAGTGTATTATTACCTAGAATTTTTGGTGACTATTATTTTCCCCATGTTCAGAAGTCTTCTGGCTGTAAATTCACCTATCATGACAAACTTGTAGCTTTTGGTATTGTTCTGTGTTGGCTGAAATTTGTTCTTGACTTGTGATGCTGTGGAGGAAAACATTTACATGCTAATGAAGATTGCACTGCTTTTTCTATTGTTATTCTGGTTGGTGATGCAAGTTCTAGTAGTTTAATTGCCAAAATAAGTCTAGTTTAAATGTCGAATTGCTTTAATAGAGCCTTGGAGTAAAGCCAGTGTGATCTCCTTCAATTGCAGATTCAGCAGTGTTGCATACCTCCAGCAAATCTGGTGGTTTCAAGTGGATGGGGAAGTTGAGTTCccatttccagctgggaaatacAGCGTATTCTTCAGAATACATCTGGGGCGAGccggcaagaggtttggacGACGAGTTTGCAACACGGAGCATGTTCATGGGTGGGACAAAA belongs to Glycine soja cultivar W05 chromosome 5, ASM419377v2, whole genome shotgun sequence and includes:
- the LOC114412072 gene encoding F-box protein PP2-A12-like, which translates into the protein MRVHSVKSKSDTAVWRKQRKAQNQVPLLTYKLTTFSFRHIKSTIISHFHFNVTLMGLRFSSSEAAASESASPSSSLGELPESCVAQIMTYMDPPQICKLATLNRAFRGASSADFVWESKLPPNYDILLRRIFADFPSHLGKRGIYARLCRLNSLDDGTKKVWLDRGMGKLCLCVSAKGLSITGIDDRRYWNHIPTDESRFSSVAYLQQIWWFQVDGEVEFPFPAGKYSVFFRIHLGRAGKRFGRRVCNTEHVHGWDKKPVRFQLWTSDGQYVASQCFLNGPGKWIFYHAGDFVVEDGNASTKVKFSMTQIDCTHTKGGLCLDSVLVYPSEFRKVKAFLNYS